The Oscillatoria sp. FACHB-1407 genome contains a region encoding:
- the mltA gene encoding murein transglycosylase A yields the protein MGKLLRLTVGFCLGMVALIAPAQAQSTPQFLPLQLRDRTQLPVESYPTLVGLDDQLWEPQHRQALLTAIAHSLDYLQTPAAEAAYRQYPVSGFTRDRVRRSLLRFRELVQTTRSPVALQTVVMREFELYQSVGHDGLGTVDFTGYFEPTYVASRVPTAEFRYPLYREPANLTQWTQPHPTRTQLEGRDGLQGSRGLLRGLELVWLRDRLEAFLIQVQGSARLQLADGTVMTVGYAGRTEYPYTGIGRELIRDGKLPQEGLTLPRVIAYFQQNPDALNEYLPRNNRFVFFRETGGAPPLGSLSVPVTAERSIATDKTLMPPGALALIHTQLPYATETDIEQRFVSRFVLDQDTGGAIRGAGRVDVFMGTGTLAGDRAGLVNTTGQLYYLLLRE from the coding sequence ATGGGAAAACTGCTCCGTCTAACTGTTGGCTTTTGTCTGGGCATGGTCGCGCTCATTGCGCCTGCTCAAGCTCAGTCCACTCCCCAGTTCTTGCCGCTTCAGCTCCGCGATCGCACCCAGTTGCCAGTGGAGAGTTATCCCACGCTGGTCGGGCTAGATGACCAGCTTTGGGAGCCACAACACCGTCAGGCATTGCTCACCGCGATCGCCCACTCGTTAGATTATTTGCAAACCCCTGCCGCAGAAGCCGCCTATCGGCAATATCCCGTTTCGGGGTTTACTCGCGACCGAGTCCGGCGGAGCTTGTTGCGATTTCGGGAGTTGGTGCAGACGACGCGATCGCCTGTCGCTCTGCAAACAGTTGTGATGCGAGAGTTTGAGCTGTACCAGTCTGTCGGACATGACGGATTGGGCACCGTTGATTTTACAGGCTATTTTGAGCCGACCTATGTCGCCAGTCGTGTTCCCACGGCTGAGTTTCGTTATCCGCTCTACCGGGAACCCGCTAACCTGACGCAGTGGACGCAACCCCACCCCACTCGGACTCAGCTAGAGGGCAGAGACGGGCTTCAGGGGTCACGGGGTCTGTTGCGAGGGTTGGAGTTGGTCTGGTTGCGCGATCGCCTGGAAGCATTTTTGATTCAGGTGCAGGGCTCAGCCCGCTTGCAACTGGCTGATGGCACTGTTATGACAGTGGGCTACGCAGGACGCACCGAGTATCCCTATACAGGTATCGGACGAGAGTTAATTCGCGATGGCAAACTACCCCAGGAAGGGCTGACACTGCCGAGAGTAATTGCCTATTTTCAGCAAAACCCGGACGCATTGAATGAGTACTTGCCGCGCAACAACCGCTTCGTCTTCTTTCGGGAAACTGGAGGTGCTCCACCCCTGGGAAGCCTGAGCGTGCCTGTCACTGCCGAACGCTCGATCGCCACAGACAAGACTCTCATGCCTCCAGGTGCCCTGGCTCTGATTCATACCCAACTGCCCTACGCCACTGAGACAGACATCGAACAGCGATTTGTCAGCCGTTTTGTGCTCGACCAGGATACAGGCGGAGCCATTCGAGGAGCCGGACGAGTGGATGTGTTTATGGGGACTGGAACCCTGGCAGGCGATCGCGCCGGACTGGTAAACACCACTGGACAGCTTTATTACCTGCTGTTGCGGGAATGA
- a CDS encoding pyridoxal phosphate-dependent aminotransferase, giving the protein MKYESDRMQAVQSPIIPIIGELIQRYPGTISLGQGVAYYSPPPEAIAQLSHFLSDPENHKYKSVQGIAPLQEAIAQKLQQENGIPITDQNCVVVTAGSNMGFMNALLAIASPGDEIILQTPYYFNHEMAVTIASCRPVLVATDEHYQLRPDAIRAAITHRTKAIVTISPNNPTGAVYSQAALQAVNQMCREHGIYHISDEAYEYFTYDGVPHISPGAFPDSADYTISLYTLSKAYGFASWRIGYMVIPRHLLNAVKKIQDTVLICPPVISQFAALGALQAGVTYCKTKLEAIAQIRQTVLAELDTISHLCTVPLSQGAFYCLVRVHLERDALELAEQLIREHGVAVIPGNAFGIESGCYLRIAYGALQQDTAIEGIGRFVYGLKAITSSGS; this is encoded by the coding sequence ATGAAGTATGAGTCTGACCGGATGCAGGCGGTGCAATCGCCCATTATCCCCATCATTGGTGAACTGATTCAGCGATACCCCGGAACGATTTCCCTGGGGCAGGGAGTGGCTTACTACAGTCCTCCACCAGAGGCGATCGCCCAACTCTCTCACTTTTTGTCAGATCCAGAGAACCACAAGTACAAATCGGTTCAGGGGATCGCGCCCCTCCAGGAGGCGATCGCGCAAAAGCTTCAGCAAGAAAACGGTATTCCCATCACGGATCAAAATTGTGTGGTTGTCACCGCAGGCAGCAACATGGGCTTTATGAATGCATTGCTGGCGATCGCATCACCCGGCGATGAGATCATTTTGCAAACCCCGTATTACTTCAACCATGAGATGGCGGTAACGATCGCCAGTTGTCGTCCCGTGTTGGTCGCGACGGATGAACACTATCAGCTTCGTCCAGATGCCATTCGAGCGGCGATTACTCATCGTACGAAGGCGATCGTCACGATCTCGCCCAACAATCCAACGGGAGCAGTCTACTCGCAAGCGGCTCTGCAAGCGGTGAACCAGATGTGCCGCGAACACGGTATTTACCATATCAGCGATGAGGCATACGAATATTTCACCTACGATGGCGTGCCCCACATCTCACCGGGTGCGTTTCCTGACAGTGCCGATTACACGATTTCGCTCTACACCCTTTCTAAGGCTTATGGATTTGCCAGTTGGCGGATCGGCTATATGGTGATCCCCAGACATTTGTTAAATGCAGTGAAAAAAATTCAGGATACCGTGTTGATTTGCCCACCTGTGATCTCCCAATTTGCAGCGTTAGGGGCACTTCAGGCAGGCGTGACATACTGTAAGACAAAACTAGAGGCGATCGCCCAGATTCGTCAAACCGTGTTGGCTGAACTCGACACAATTTCGCACCTCTGCACCGTGCCCCTCAGTCAGGGAGCTTTTTATTGTCTTGTGCGGGTTCACTTAGAACGCGATGCTCTGGAACTGGCGGAGCAACTGATTCGAGAGCACGGAGTTGCAGTGATCCCAGGAAATGCGTTTGGCATCGAGTCGGGATGCTATTTGCGGATTGCGTATGGTGCGTTGCAGCAGGACACAGCGATCGAGGGGATCGGGCGTTTTGTGTACGGGTTAAAGGCGATAACCTCCTCAGGCTCGTAG
- a CDS encoding TIR domain-containing protein, producing MVSAEINTEAIASTVRENEIFVSYCRRDKEFVQRLTAAFRAHNRGVWVDWEDIPPSSDWRAEIAAGVEGADAIVFVLSPDWIASRECNIELELAIACGKRLLPIVCKDVQYNQVHPALASINWIFFRDTEDFDTALQNLLAAIDTDLGYVRSHTRLLEKAIEWDKHERDASFLLRGTDLKKAEEWLLQGAKLDPKPTPLHTQFILESSSGEATRQQKEIHRQRIALGGISLLLVIATGLGLAAYDQHRKARRESLISVTRTSEAMFTSGRPFEALMTALHAGDRLRHTRWLRNDAEVRAEVTTALLRTTYWIHERNRLQDHADIVRGVEWSPDGQAIASVSEDGTVKVWQVDGTLLFTMSQGGVPLLDVTFSPDGQLIATAAQNGTVKLWNRDGVSLHTLRGHTKAVYSVEFSPDSQTLVSTSGDGTVRLWNPEGQAIATYTGNNGIIWDVSFSPDGQTFATANGNGTVNLWSRSGQILKTIPTDGGIVFGVQFSPDGQQLATAHSDNTVRLWRRTGEAIATLRQHSDHVRSVKFSPDGQLIASASDDQTVQLWRQDGTPLVTLPGHSSVTDVSFHPTQPLLVSGTYSHNVRLWEIHNPLTRTIYEQRGAALAASFSPAIAPQGSAPTPTATSIFVTGGDGGSLQLWRQDGTLIQTVAAHSGSIWEASFSPDGAAIATASEDQTAKLWSREGQLLQTLRGHRGAVYSVAFSPDGQTLLTAGGDRTVRLWNLQGQSINVFAGHSSAVYSVATSPDGQIYASGDMDGTLMLWHQNGMVVPALDAHQHGIFSLSFAPEGRILASGGGDGSVKLWDDRGRLVATLNEHDKTINSVQFSPDGQFLASASEDGTVILWTREGTRLARLEAYRHGITSVSFSPDGKTLVAPSLDGMVTLWNLEPIQTQPIEQLMTLGCQWIQSYLQTNAFLSDGDRAVCGFAPTTNTLASP from the coding sequence ATGGTCAGTGCAGAGATCAACACTGAGGCGATCGCCTCTACAGTTCGTGAGAACGAGATTTTTGTTTCCTACTGTCGTCGCGATAAAGAATTTGTTCAACGGCTAACGGCTGCATTTCGTGCCCACAATCGGGGTGTTTGGGTTGATTGGGAAGACATTCCACCCAGTTCTGATTGGCGAGCAGAGATTGCCGCTGGCGTTGAGGGAGCCGATGCGATCGTCTTTGTGCTAAGTCCCGACTGGATTGCTTCACGGGAATGCAACATCGAATTAGAACTGGCGATCGCCTGTGGTAAGCGACTGCTGCCCATTGTCTGTAAGGACGTGCAGTACAACCAGGTTCACCCCGCTCTGGCATCGATCAACTGGATCTTCTTTCGCGATACTGAGGATTTTGATACCGCCCTCCAAAATTTATTGGCAGCCATTGACACGGATCTCGGCTATGTGCGATCGCACACGCGCCTGTTAGAGAAGGCAATTGAATGGGATAAACACGAGCGGGATGCTAGCTTTTTGCTGCGTGGCACAGATTTAAAGAAAGCCGAGGAATGGTTACTCCAGGGAGCCAAGCTAGACCCCAAACCAACCCCACTCCATACACAGTTCATTCTGGAGAGCAGCAGTGGGGAGGCAACGCGCCAGCAAAAGGAGATCCATCGACAACGCATTGCTCTGGGGGGGATCAGTCTGTTGCTGGTCATTGCTACAGGATTGGGGTTAGCAGCTTACGACCAACACCGCAAAGCACGACGGGAAAGCCTGATCTCCGTCACTCGGACTTCAGAAGCCATGTTTACCTCTGGTCGCCCCTTTGAAGCATTGATGACGGCTCTCCATGCGGGGGATAGGTTACGCCACACCCGGTGGCTTCGCAATGACGCTGAGGTTCGAGCCGAGGTGACGACTGCTCTGTTGAGGACAACGTACTGGATTCATGAGCGCAATCGTCTCCAGGATCATGCTGATATTGTGCGGGGGGTGGAGTGGTCACCTGATGGGCAGGCGATCGCCAGTGTCAGTGAGGATGGCACAGTTAAAGTCTGGCAAGTCGATGGCACACTGCTATTTACGATGTCCCAAGGGGGAGTGCCCCTGCTGGATGTTACCTTCAGCCCGGATGGTCAGCTGATTGCCACTGCCGCCCAAAATGGCACGGTGAAGTTGTGGAACCGCGACGGGGTTTCGTTACATACATTGAGAGGACATACCAAAGCGGTTTACAGTGTGGAGTTCTCGCCAGATAGCCAAACTCTCGTCTCTACCAGCGGAGATGGCACTGTGAGATTGTGGAATCCTGAGGGACAGGCGATCGCCACTTACACGGGCAATAACGGCATCATCTGGGATGTTAGCTTTAGCCCCGATGGACAGACGTTTGCCACTGCTAATGGCAACGGCACGGTGAACCTGTGGAGCCGCAGTGGGCAGATTCTCAAAACCATTCCTACCGATGGAGGCATTGTCTTTGGTGTGCAATTCAGCCCGGATGGGCAGCAGTTAGCCACGGCACACAGCGACAACACGGTGCGGTTGTGGAGACGTACTGGAGAGGCGATCGCCACTCTGAGACAACATAGCGACCATGTTCGCTCGGTTAAGTTCAGCCCCGATGGACAGCTTATTGCCAGTGCCAGTGACGATCAAACGGTGCAACTGTGGCGGCAGGACGGTACGCCTCTGGTGACGTTGCCTGGTCACAGCAGTGTGACAGATGTTAGCTTTCATCCAACCCAACCTCTGCTGGTGTCAGGCACCTACAGCCACAACGTCCGCCTGTGGGAGATTCACAATCCCCTAACGCGGACAATTTATGAACAACGAGGAGCCGCTCTGGCTGCCAGCTTTAGCCCTGCGATCGCGCCTCAAGGAAGTGCTCCGACGCCAACCGCAACCTCCATTTTTGTCACCGGGGGTGATGGTGGATCACTGCAACTGTGGCGACAGGACGGCACCTTGATTCAGACGGTAGCGGCTCACTCAGGCTCTATTTGGGAGGCGAGTTTTAGCCCCGATGGAGCGGCGATCGCGACTGCCAGCGAAGACCAAACTGCAAAACTCTGGAGCCGAGAGGGACAACTGCTGCAAACGCTCCGGGGACATCGTGGGGCAGTCTATAGCGTTGCCTTTAGCCCAGACGGACAGACCCTCTTAACCGCAGGGGGCGATCGCACCGTGCGCCTGTGGAATTTGCAAGGGCAATCCATCAATGTGTTCGCCGGACATAGCAGTGCGGTTTATTCCGTTGCCACTAGCCCCGATGGGCAAATTTACGCTAGTGGTGATATGGATGGCACTTTGATGTTGTGGCATCAAAATGGCATGGTCGTTCCCGCTTTGGATGCCCATCAGCATGGCATCTTTAGCCTGAGTTTTGCGCCAGAGGGACGGATTTTGGCATCGGGCGGTGGTGACGGTAGCGTCAAGCTGTGGGATGACCGGGGTCGTTTAGTGGCAACTTTGAACGAACACGACAAAACAATTAACAGCGTCCAATTTAGCCCTGACGGTCAATTCTTAGCATCCGCCAGCGAAGATGGCACGGTGATCTTATGGACACGGGAGGGCACTCGGCTAGCTCGGTTAGAAGCCTACCGCCATGGCATAACCAGCGTCAGCTTTAGCCCCGATGGCAAAACACTTGTTGCTCCCAGCTTAGATGGAATGGTCACCCTGTGGAATTTAGAGCCAATTCAAACGCAGCCGATCGAGCAGTTGATGACACTCGGTTGCCAGTGGATTCAGAGCTATCTCCAGACCAATGCGTTTCTGTCAGATGGCGATCGCGCTGTGTGTGGCTTTGCTCCAACGACAAACACCCTTGCCTCTCCTTAA
- a CDS encoding Tll0287-like domain-containing protein: MQRLLKLSQSRLPMLPLVLVWFLGAVIASGILLAGLLNHQAQLQITTKARLLMDTMASIRDYTQDQVNPLFSSRNFSEFYPQSVPSYAAQEVFQQLRSQTEYEDFFYKEAVLNPTNLRDKADGFETALINKIKQRSLPELTGFETKNGVRLFYIAEPIAVNNPSCLKCHSTVDVAPQSMLMHYGTLNGFGWKLNEIVGIRITYVPVKQIFETIRRSFTRSLTLVVVLIAVAMVGVYWFLWRSPKSVKRI, translated from the coding sequence ATGCAACGTCTCCTCAAACTATCGCAGTCACGTCTCCCCATGCTCCCGCTGGTGTTGGTCTGGTTTTTGGGAGCGGTCATTGCCAGCGGCATCTTGCTAGCAGGATTACTCAACCACCAGGCACAGCTGCAAATCACCACCAAAGCTCGCCTGTTAATGGACACGATGGCATCGATTCGGGATTACACCCAGGATCAGGTCAACCCCCTGTTTTCTAGCCGCAACTTCAGCGAATTCTATCCACAAAGTGTGCCATCCTACGCGGCGCAAGAGGTGTTTCAACAACTGCGATCGCAGACGGAGTACGAAGATTTCTTTTATAAAGAAGCGGTGTTAAACCCTACCAATCTACGAGATAAAGCAGATGGGTTTGAAACGGCTCTCATTAACAAAATCAAGCAACGCAGCTTGCCGGAGCTAACTGGATTTGAAACCAAAAATGGAGTGCGGCTATTTTACATTGCAGAGCCGATCGCCGTCAACAATCCCAGTTGCTTGAAATGTCACAGTACCGTCGATGTTGCCCCCCAAAGTATGTTGATGCACTATGGCACGTTGAATGGCTTTGGTTGGAAATTGAACGAAATTGTTGGAATTCGCATCACCTATGTGCCTGTCAAGCAAATCTTTGAAACGATTCGTCGGTCGTTTACCCGCAGTTTGACTCTCGTTGTGGTGTTGATCGCGGTTGCCATGGTTGGGGTGTACTGGTTTCTGTGGCGATCGCCCAAATCAGTCAAACGCATCTAA